One window of the Perca flavescens isolate YP-PL-M2 chromosome 16, PFLA_1.0, whole genome shotgun sequence genome contains the following:
- the s1pr3b gene encoding sphingosine 1-phosphate receptor 3, giving the protein MINPQIYRHYNYTGKLDHRPSVGTSPGTVDTKIIAFLIICSFIVLENLTVLVVIWRNQRFHTRMYYFIGNLALCDMLAGVAYLVNLLLSGEKTLQLSPALWFVREGSMFVALGASIFSLLAIAIERHLTMIKMRPYDAKKNYRVFLLIGTCWLIAISLGALPILGWNCLDNLPDCSTVLPLYTKKYVAFCITVFMVLLLAMSILYARIYILVKSSSQKVSKHSNSVHAMSLLRTVIIVVGVFIACWTPIFILLLVDVACEQRCPILYQADWFIGLAVLNSAMNPVIYTLASREMRRAFLGLVCGVCFRGKASVNGSGNRQSLEPSRSRSKSWSSQNNPNQNQQSSRQAELEKGQETDTARGEVSVVAGGVAQAVIESDRGD; this is encoded by the coding sequence ATGATCAATCCTCAGATATACCGCCACTACAACTACACAGGCAAGCTGGACCACCGGCCCAGCGTTGGCACAAGCCCTGGCACAGTGGACACCAAAATCATTGCGTTCCTTATCATATGCAGCTTCATCGTCCTGGAGAACCTCACCGTGCTGGTGGTCATATGGAGAAACCAAAGGTTCCACACCCGCATGTACTACTTCATCGGCAACCTGGCGCTGTGCGACATGCTGGCCGGAGTCGCTTACCTGGTCAACCTGCTCCTGTCAGGAGAGAAGACCCTGCAGCTCTCACCTGCTCTCTGGTTTGTCAGAGAAGGAAGCATGTTTGTAGCACTTGGCGCCTCCATTTTCAGTCTCCTGGCTATTGCTATCGAGCGACACCTCACTATGATCAAAATGAGGCCTTATGATGCCAAAAAGAACTACAGAGTGTTTCTGCTCATAGGGACCTGCTGGCTGATTGCTATATCTCTTGGAGCTTTGCCTATTCTTGGCTGGAACTGCCTGGACAACCTCCCTGATTGCTCCACAGTCCTCCCTCTCTACACCAAGAAATATGTAGCTTTCTGTATCACAGTTTTCATGGTTTTGCTCCTAGCCATGTCAATCCTTTATGCCCGCATATACATCCTGGTCAAGTCCAGCAGCCAAAAAGTAAGCAAGCACAGCAACTCTGTTCATGCGATGTCTCTGCTGCGCACTGTCATCATTGTAGTTGGGGTCTTCATCGCCTGCTGGACACCAATCTTTATCCTGCTCCTGGTGGATGTGGCATGTGAGCAGCGCTGCCCTATCCTCTACCAGGCTGACTGGTTCATTGGCCTGGCTGTGCTCAACTCAGCCATGAACCCGGTCATTTACACTCTGGCCAGCCGCGAGATGAGACGGGCCTTCCTAGGTCTGGTGTGTGGCGTTTGCTTTAGGGGGAAGGCTTCTGTGAATGGCAGTGGGAACAGGCAGTCTCTGGAGCCCAGCCGCAGCAGGAGCAAGTCTTGGAGCAGCCAGAACAACCCCAACCAGAACCAGCAGAGCTCCAGACAGGCGGAGCTGGAAAAGGGGCAGGAGACGGACACTGCCCGTGGCGAGGTCTCAGTGGTGGCGGGAGGGGTTGCTCAGGCCGTCATTGAGAGTGACAGAGGAGACTGA